In Armatimonadia bacterium, the following are encoded in one genomic region:
- a CDS encoding long-chain fatty acid--CoA ligase — MGVAVSHSLTECLGATVSRYPDRPALTIDDRTFTYAQLAGAVGALAAALAEGGVGPDQRVAILFPNSPQFVISYFAVLQTGATVVPLHCLQGPEELAHAVNDSGAETLVALNALAPVVEAVRLRAPGLKRVIISGESKLEGVESWESLLRPRMGPAPVVPRTEDDLAVLIYTSGTTGRPKGAMLSHGNLLANARSCKQVLEINHNDVFCGVLPLFHAFGATICMILPVMCGAQSVLVPKFSPLTVLETVVAYKATVLAGVPSMFAVMAQVRTERNFDLSGLRACASGGAALPNEVLYAFDERYGTHIVEGYGPTEASPVVSVNPPRGLRKVGTVGPALPQVSIRICDEDMNWVPAGTEGEICVQGPNVMQGYWHNPTATAETIRNGWLLTGDIGMLDEDGYLSICDRKKDMIIVGGMNVYPREVEDVLFRLPAVAEAAVIGVPSRLRGEDVKAFISLREGASLEAQTVIDFCKNHLANYKVPRTVEFREALPLSGTGKVLKRLLREEHQACR, encoded by the coding sequence ATGGGCGTCGCCGTCTCTCATAGCTTAACTGAGTGCCTTGGCGCGACCGTATCGCGCTACCCCGATCGACCGGCACTGACAATCGATGACAGGACCTTCACATACGCCCAACTCGCAGGAGCCGTGGGTGCTCTCGCTGCAGCCTTGGCCGAAGGGGGTGTCGGCCCGGACCAGCGCGTGGCGATCCTGTTCCCTAACAGTCCCCAGTTCGTCATCTCCTACTTCGCCGTCTTGCAGACAGGGGCTACCGTCGTACCCTTGCACTGCCTGCAGGGCCCCGAGGAGCTCGCGCACGCCGTCAACGACAGCGGGGCCGAGACTCTGGTGGCCCTTAATGCGCTTGCGCCCGTGGTGGAGGCGGTTCGTCTACGCGCTCCCGGTCTCAAGCGCGTGATCATCAGCGGCGAATCCAAGCTGGAGGGCGTCGAGAGCTGGGAGTCGCTCCTGCGGCCGCGAATGGGCCCGGCTCCCGTCGTGCCGCGCACCGAAGATGACCTCGCTGTCCTGATCTACACCTCTGGGACGACGGGCCGTCCGAAGGGTGCGATGCTCAGCCACGGGAATCTGCTCGCGAATGCCCGCAGCTGCAAGCAGGTGCTCGAGATCAATCATAACGATGTGTTCTGCGGGGTTCTGCCGCTATTCCACGCCTTTGGCGCCACCATATGCATGATTCTGCCGGTGATGTGCGGCGCACAGAGCGTGCTGGTCCCCAAATTCTCCCCTCTGACCGTCCTTGAGACGGTGGTCGCCTACAAAGCCACGGTCCTTGCCGGCGTCCCCTCGATGTTTGCCGTCATGGCGCAGGTCAGGACCGAACGCAACTTCGACCTCAGCGGGCTCCGCGCGTGCGCCTCCGGTGGTGCAGCGCTGCCAAACGAAGTGCTCTATGCCTTCGATGAGCGGTACGGCACCCACATCGTCGAGGGCTACGGGCCGACGGAGGCTTCGCCGGTTGTCAGCGTGAACCCGCCCAGAGGGCTGCGCAAGGTCGGCACTGTCGGACCAGCCCTGCCACAGGTGTCGATACGCATCTGCGACGAGGACATGAACTGGGTGCCGGCAGGGACTGAGGGCGAGATCTGCGTACAGGGCCCCAACGTCATGCAGGGCTACTGGCACAATCCCACGGCGACCGCCGAGACGATCCGCAACGGTTGGCTGCTGACGGGCGACATCGGCATGCTCGACGAGGACGGGTACCTCAGCATCTGCGACCGGAAAAAAGACATGATCATCGTGGGGGGCATGAACGTCTATCCACGAGAGGTGGAAGACGTCCTCTTCCGTCTGCCCGCAGTGGCGGAAGCTGCGGTCATCGGCGTGCCCAGCCGTCTGCGCGGTGAGGATGTGAAGGCCTTCATCTCGCTACGTGAGGGCGCTTCACTGGAGGCGCAGACCGTCATCGACTTCTGCAAGAACCACCTCGCCAACTACAAGGTCCCGCGGACCGTGGAGTTCCGAGAGGCGTTGCCGCTTTCCGGAACCGGGAAGGTGCTGAAGCGGCTTCTCCGGGAGGAACATCAAGCCTGCCGGTAA
- a CDS encoding pitrilysin family protein produces the protein MRILPPLLVVALAVVIGCCAEAAPIMDGSHVSEMTLDNGLRVIVKHEPYWGLVTFGFCVKASPLYESDSQRGLSDLVRYMMFDVAPAGSERFEDYVEDLGGSFDSYTSPDATQIRCTTSAFSFPEVLPRLVKATLEPRFDEGLWAQKLQELRRRLLDAQTQPMTRMYSLLWETAFRQHPYGRPIAGTADGIAAYTSQSLADFHKALYVPNNMSLIVVGDVTPQAVFDLAKANLTSYPSRSLKLPVVVPEPTQTEPRTRLEKAPVRGTLVTYAWRAVDVRNKRDVCTLDVLYTLLGEGENSRLTKALLEREQVSAVPEVEFITKRDQGLFVVTCISKTEAEFETRETVLSEVAKLRDTPVSAEELAKAKAVLKAGYAFDSQSYSSQFGSMAFYEAIDSYRFAMDYAAEVDRVTVEDVQRVAKTCLDPEKYNLVIIRPRSGGETSKEARLIP, from the coding sequence GTGCGCATTCTCCCTCCCTTGCTGGTAGTCGCCTTAGCCGTCGTCATCGGATGCTGCGCTGAAGCGGCCCCGATCATGGACGGCAGCCACGTCAGCGAGATGACGCTCGACAACGGGCTGCGGGTGATTGTCAAACACGAGCCCTACTGGGGCCTGGTCACCTTCGGCTTCTGCGTGAAGGCCTCCCCGCTCTACGAGTCCGACTCTCAGCGTGGACTCTCCGACCTGGTCCGCTACATGATGTTTGATGTGGCGCCGGCAGGTTCCGAGCGATTCGAGGACTATGTCGAGGACCTCGGCGGGTCCTTCGATAGCTACACCTCTCCCGATGCCACCCAGATCCGCTGCACGACTTCGGCGTTCTCCTTCCCCGAGGTGCTACCCCGGCTCGTGAAGGCAACCCTAGAGCCGCGCTTCGATGAAGGACTCTGGGCCCAGAAGCTTCAGGAGCTCCGTCGCCGTCTGCTTGACGCCCAGACGCAGCCGATGACGCGCATGTACAGCCTCCTGTGGGAGACCGCCTTCCGACAGCACCCCTATGGACGCCCGATCGCAGGGACGGCCGACGGGATCGCGGCCTACACCTCCCAGAGCCTCGCCGACTTCCACAAGGCTCTCTACGTCCCCAACAACATGTCGCTGATCGTCGTGGGCGATGTCACGCCGCAAGCGGTCTTCGACCTCGCAAAGGCCAACCTAACGAGCTATCCCTCGCGCTCGCTGAAGCTGCCCGTGGTTGTACCCGAGCCGACGCAGACCGAGCCCCGCACGCGCCTGGAGAAGGCCCCGGTGCGTGGCACCCTTGTGACTTACGCCTGGCGAGCGGTCGACGTGCGCAACAAGCGCGATGTGTGCACTCTCGACGTCCTCTACACGCTCCTGGGCGAGGGAGAGAACTCGCGACTGACGAAGGCCCTGCTCGAGCGCGAACAGGTCTCCGCGGTGCCCGAGGTCGAGTTCATCACGAAGCGCGATCAGGGGCTGTTCGTCGTCACCTGCATCTCCAAGACCGAGGCAGAGTTCGAGACCCGCGAGACCGTCCTGTCTGAGGTCGCCAAGCTCCGCGACACCCCGGTGAGCGCTGAGGAACTGGCGAAGGCCAAAGCGGTGCTGAAGGCAGGCTACGCCTTCGACAGCCAGAGCTACTCCTCGCAGTTCGGCTCTATGGCCTTCTACGAAGCCATCGACAGCTACCGCTTCGCCATGGACTACGCGGCGGAGGTGGACCGAGTCACTGTTGAGGACGTCCAGCGCGTAGCCAAGACCTGTCTGGACCCGGAGAAGTACAACCTGGTCATCATCCGGCCTCGGTCCGGTGGGGAAACATCGAAGGAGGCTCGCCTGATCCCGTGA
- a CDS encoding pitrilysin family protein — translation MKRALVVLLVLALTEAVGLVPGASAAALPNGMTLVPVECRGSSICGIHLALKIGPERVPASKAGLRALTQQVLLGRLRDEMGKRGDLLDLRLEGGQGAAFSVQTEWDYVEFRASVTDTNLDKMLKFLAQSVFEADWGEDDIVRAKDLMDRDRSSEGGTDTPASSAFSLFRKAILGDTPLSQPVYGTSESRAKITLADVKAFYKSYYVPNLSSLCVVAPLTPKQITDLATKSFGSYKPRDVSRLAEVTPGPKESRVEIGASPDLDTAVIIVGIPVGAPGTDAFLMGEIVHAALTGPKGSLTADPSLLTVFSLPERLGNAVPGVVGVLPLAYERQPYLAAFARAAPTSVEAVRAGILKHFQELATKPLSPEALKRAKTRAINLHASPLEDAVTAASVINRASLYGLDYTKQSDYATRISAVTAEALQQFAKTSFTRHAVGVLMPGD, via the coding sequence GTGAAGCGCGCCCTTGTGGTATTGCTGGTTCTTGCACTCACCGAGGCCGTCGGGCTTGTGCCTGGCGCCTCAGCCGCAGCGCTCCCAAATGGCATGACCCTTGTGCCGGTGGAGTGCCGCGGCAGCAGCATCTGTGGGATTCACTTGGCGCTGAAGATCGGGCCGGAGCGCGTCCCTGCCTCCAAGGCGGGACTACGGGCTCTCACCCAGCAGGTCCTCCTGGGCCGTCTGCGCGACGAAATGGGCAAGCGCGGCGACCTGCTGGACCTCCGCCTCGAAGGCGGCCAGGGAGCCGCCTTCAGCGTCCAGACGGAGTGGGACTACGTCGAGTTCCGCGCTTCGGTGACGGATACCAACCTCGACAAGATGCTCAAGTTCCTCGCCCAATCCGTCTTTGAGGCGGACTGGGGCGAAGATGACATCGTCCGCGCGAAGGACCTCATGGACCGTGACCGCAGCAGCGAAGGCGGCACGGACACGCCTGCCTCCTCGGCCTTCTCGCTGTTCCGCAAGGCCATCCTCGGAGACACCCCGCTGTCCCAGCCGGTCTATGGCACCAGCGAATCCCGTGCGAAGATCACCCTGGCGGACGTGAAGGCCTTCTACAAGAGCTACTATGTGCCGAACCTCTCGTCGCTGTGCGTGGTCGCTCCCCTGACCCCAAAGCAGATCACCGACCTGGCCACGAAGTCCTTCGGCAGCTACAAGCCGCGAGACGTTTCGCGTCTTGCCGAGGTGACGCCGGGCCCGAAGGAGTCTCGGGTCGAGATTGGCGCCAGCCCCGACCTCGACACTGCGGTCATCATCGTCGGTATCCCGGTTGGTGCACCCGGCACGGACGCCTTCCTGATGGGCGAGATCGTCCACGCAGCGCTCACCGGGCCAAAGGGCTCACTGACTGCTGACCCGTCGCTCCTGACCGTCTTCAGCCTCCCTGAGCGACTGGGCAACGCCGTCCCCGGCGTCGTCGGTGTGCTACCGCTGGCCTATGAGCGGCAGCCCTATCTTGCCGCCTTTGCACGAGCGGCGCCCACCTCCGTCGAGGCGGTTCGCGCGGGCATTCTCAAGCACTTCCAGGAACTCGCAACGAAGCCGCTGTCGCCCGAGGCGCTGAAGCGGGCCAAGACGCGAGCCATCAATCTGCACGCCTCGCCCCTGGAGGATGCCGTGACTGCCGCCTCTGTGATCAACCGAGCGTCGCTTTACGGCCTTGACTACACGAAGCAGTCGGACTACGCGACCAGGATCTCAGCAGTGACCGCGGAGGCCTTGCAGCAGTTCGCCAAGACCAGC